One segment of Clavelina lepadiformis chromosome 2, kaClaLepa1.1, whole genome shotgun sequence DNA contains the following:
- the LOC143446560 gene encoding uncharacterized protein LOC143446560 isoform X7, with protein sequence MNVFLSFSVIVWNILSVLSVSTLVTTPSSSTCLTTGITNLLVEIKFEKQTTTQCTWIYGGTLETFQFYISGLGGGCQADGTGGGDTITCAEETIDGIDHITTNLTIGGPLAAGTLTLALDCISTTATDIITPSASRSIASCSVDNDTYSEVTGTCASTCEYNDNANLSCVAGYEGSNLATTCGGDCTFADNVTCSVTTSTATSTADTTLQALTTTYHATTTTSPTSPAVKTTFSATSISSTATSPTFVDFQADNSLNDSVIYSGSNTTDSNAGEAHILFLPWSLLCYFHILYFLLLQIHH encoded by the exons ATGAatgtatttttatctttttctgTCATTGTTTGGAATATTTTAA GTGTGTTATCGGTTTCAACACTTGTTACCACTCCGTCAAGTTCAACCTGTTTAACAACTGGCATCACCAATCTATTGGTTGaaatcaaatttgaaaaacaaactaCAACTCAGTGTACATGGATTTATGGTGGCACATTGGAAACTTTCCAGTTCTATATATCTGGTCTTGGTGGAGGTTGCCAAGCAGATGGAACTGGTGGAGGTGACACGATCACTTGTGCTGAAGAAACCATAGATGGGATTGACCACATTACAACCAACCTTACTATCGGTGGTCCTTTAGCTGCAGGAACTCTTACTCTGGCCCTCGACTGCATTAGCACAACAGCCACAGACATCATCACACCTTCAGCATCAAGGAGCATTGCAT CATGCAGTGTAGATAACGACACTTACTCAGAAGTCACAGGTACATGCGCTTCAACTTGTGAATACAATGACAATGCCAATTTGTCCTGTGTAGCTGGTTATGAAGGATCTAATTTGGCTACAACTTGTGGTGGTGACTGTACTTTCGCTGATAATGTAACTTGCTCAG TTACAACTTCAACCGCCACATCGACAGCTGATACAACCCTTCAAG CACTGACAACAACCTATCATGCCACAACAACCACATCACCAACATCTCCAG cAGTGAAAACTACTTTCAGTGCCACAAGTATCTCCAGTACAGCCACGTCACCCACATTTGTAG ATTTCCAAGCAGACAATTCATTAAACGACTCAGTGATTTATTCCGGCAGCAATACCACAGACTCAAATGCAGGTGAAGCCCATATATTGTTTTTGCCCTGGTCTcttctttgttattttcacATATTGTATTTCCTATTACTGCAAATCCatcattaa
- the LOC143446560 gene encoding uncharacterized protein LOC143446560 isoform X4, giving the protein MNVFLSFSVIVWNILSVLSVSTLVTTPSSSTCLTTGITNLLVEIKFEKQTTTQCTWIYGGTLETFQFYISGLGGGCQADGTGGGDTITCAEETIDGIDHITTNLTIGGPLAAGTLTLALDCISTTATDIITPSASRSIASCSVDNDTYSEVTGTCASTCEYNDNANLSCVAGYEGSNLATTCGGDCTFADNVTCSVTTSTATSTADTTLQALTTTYHATTTTSPTSPVTTTPATTSTTSATTAAVKTTFSATSISSTATSPTFVDFQADNSLNDSVIYSGSNTTDSNAGEAHILFLPWSLLCYFHILYFLLLQIHH; this is encoded by the exons ATGAatgtatttttatctttttctgTCATTGTTTGGAATATTTTAA GTGTGTTATCGGTTTCAACACTTGTTACCACTCCGTCAAGTTCAACCTGTTTAACAACTGGCATCACCAATCTATTGGTTGaaatcaaatttgaaaaacaaactaCAACTCAGTGTACATGGATTTATGGTGGCACATTGGAAACTTTCCAGTTCTATATATCTGGTCTTGGTGGAGGTTGCCAAGCAGATGGAACTGGTGGAGGTGACACGATCACTTGTGCTGAAGAAACCATAGATGGGATTGACCACATTACAACCAACCTTACTATCGGTGGTCCTTTAGCTGCAGGAACTCTTACTCTGGCCCTCGACTGCATTAGCACAACAGCCACAGACATCATCACACCTTCAGCATCAAGGAGCATTGCAT CATGCAGTGTAGATAACGACACTTACTCAGAAGTCACAGGTACATGCGCTTCAACTTGTGAATACAATGACAATGCCAATTTGTCCTGTGTAGCTGGTTATGAAGGATCTAATTTGGCTACAACTTGTGGTGGTGACTGTACTTTCGCTGATAATGTAACTTGCTCAG TTACAACTTCAACCGCCACATCGACAGCTGATACAACCCTTCAAG CACTGACAACAACCTATCATGCCACAACAACCACATCACCAACATCTCCAG TTACAACAACTCCAGCAACCACATCAACAACTTCTGCAACAACTGCAG cAGTGAAAACTACTTTCAGTGCCACAAGTATCTCCAGTACAGCCACGTCACCCACATTTGTAG ATTTCCAAGCAGACAATTCATTAAACGACTCAGTGATTTATTCCGGCAGCAATACCACAGACTCAAATGCAGGTGAAGCCCATATATTGTTTTTGCCCTGGTCTcttctttgttattttcacATATTGTATTTCCTATTACTGCAAATCCatcattaa
- the LOC143446560 gene encoding uncharacterized protein LOC143446560 isoform X1 yields the protein MNVFLSFSVIVWNILSVLSVSTLVTTPSSSTCLTTGITNLLVEIKFEKQTTTQCTWIYGGTLETFQFYISGLGGGCQADGTGGGDTITCAEETIDGIDHITTNLTIGGPLAAGTLTLALDCISTTATDIITPSASRSIASCSVDNDTYSEVTGTCASTCEYNDNANLSCVAGYEGSNLATTCGGDCTFADNVTCSVTTSTATSTADTTLQVTTTPATTSTVVATTAALTTTYHATTTTSPTSPVTTTPATTSTTSATTAVTTTPATTSTTSATTAAVKTTFSATSISSTATSPTFVDFQADNSLNDSVIYSGSNTTDSNAGEAHILFLPWSLLCYFHILYFLLLQIHH from the exons ATGAatgtatttttatctttttctgTCATTGTTTGGAATATTTTAA GTGTGTTATCGGTTTCAACACTTGTTACCACTCCGTCAAGTTCAACCTGTTTAACAACTGGCATCACCAATCTATTGGTTGaaatcaaatttgaaaaacaaactaCAACTCAGTGTACATGGATTTATGGTGGCACATTGGAAACTTTCCAGTTCTATATATCTGGTCTTGGTGGAGGTTGCCAAGCAGATGGAACTGGTGGAGGTGACACGATCACTTGTGCTGAAGAAACCATAGATGGGATTGACCACATTACAACCAACCTTACTATCGGTGGTCCTTTAGCTGCAGGAACTCTTACTCTGGCCCTCGACTGCATTAGCACAACAGCCACAGACATCATCACACCTTCAGCATCAAGGAGCATTGCAT CATGCAGTGTAGATAACGACACTTACTCAGAAGTCACAGGTACATGCGCTTCAACTTGTGAATACAATGACAATGCCAATTTGTCCTGTGTAGCTGGTTATGAAGGATCTAATTTGGCTACAACTTGTGGTGGTGACTGTACTTTCGCTGATAATGTAACTTGCTCAG TTACAACTTCAACCGCCACATCGACAGCTGATACAACCCTTCAAG TTACAACAACTCCAGCAACCACTTCAACAGTGGTTGCAACAACTGCAG CACTGACAACAACCTATCATGCCACAACAACCACATCACCAACATCTCCAG TTACAACAACTCCAGCAACCACATCAACAACTTCTGCAACAACTGCAG TTACAACAACTCCAGCAACCACATCAACAACTTCTGCAACAACTGCAG cAGTGAAAACTACTTTCAGTGCCACAAGTATCTCCAGTACAGCCACGTCACCCACATTTGTAG ATTTCCAAGCAGACAATTCATTAAACGACTCAGTGATTTATTCCGGCAGCAATACCACAGACTCAAATGCAGGTGAAGCCCATATATTGTTTTTGCCCTGGTCTcttctttgttattttcacATATTGTATTTCCTATTACTGCAAATCCatcattaa
- the LOC143446560 gene encoding uncharacterized protein LOC143446560 isoform X5, which yields MNVFLSFSVIVWNILSVLSVSTLVTTPSSSTCLTTGITNLLVEIKFEKQTTTQCTWIYGGTLETFQFYISGLGGGCQADGTGGGDTITCAEETIDGIDHITTNLTIGGPLAAGTLTLALDCISTTATDIITPSASRSIASCSVDNDTYSEVTGTCASTCEYNDNANLSCVAGYEGSNLATTCGGDCTFADNVTCSVTTSTATSTADTTLQVTTTPATTSTVVATTAALTTTYHATTTTSPTSPAVKTTFSATSISSTATSPTFVDFQADNSLNDSVIYSGSNTTDSNAGEAHILFLPWSLLCYFHILYFLLLQIHH from the exons ATGAatgtatttttatctttttctgTCATTGTTTGGAATATTTTAA GTGTGTTATCGGTTTCAACACTTGTTACCACTCCGTCAAGTTCAACCTGTTTAACAACTGGCATCACCAATCTATTGGTTGaaatcaaatttgaaaaacaaactaCAACTCAGTGTACATGGATTTATGGTGGCACATTGGAAACTTTCCAGTTCTATATATCTGGTCTTGGTGGAGGTTGCCAAGCAGATGGAACTGGTGGAGGTGACACGATCACTTGTGCTGAAGAAACCATAGATGGGATTGACCACATTACAACCAACCTTACTATCGGTGGTCCTTTAGCTGCAGGAACTCTTACTCTGGCCCTCGACTGCATTAGCACAACAGCCACAGACATCATCACACCTTCAGCATCAAGGAGCATTGCAT CATGCAGTGTAGATAACGACACTTACTCAGAAGTCACAGGTACATGCGCTTCAACTTGTGAATACAATGACAATGCCAATTTGTCCTGTGTAGCTGGTTATGAAGGATCTAATTTGGCTACAACTTGTGGTGGTGACTGTACTTTCGCTGATAATGTAACTTGCTCAG TTACAACTTCAACCGCCACATCGACAGCTGATACAACCCTTCAAG TTACAACAACTCCAGCAACCACTTCAACAGTGGTTGCAACAACTGCAG CACTGACAACAACCTATCATGCCACAACAACCACATCACCAACATCTCCAG cAGTGAAAACTACTTTCAGTGCCACAAGTATCTCCAGTACAGCCACGTCACCCACATTTGTAG ATTTCCAAGCAGACAATTCATTAAACGACTCAGTGATTTATTCCGGCAGCAATACCACAGACTCAAATGCAGGTGAAGCCCATATATTGTTTTTGCCCTGGTCTcttctttgttattttcacATATTGTATTTCCTATTACTGCAAATCCatcattaa
- the LOC143446560 gene encoding uncharacterized protein LOC143446560 isoform X2 — translation MNVFLSFSVIVWNILSVLSVSTLVTTPSSSTCLTTGITNLLVEIKFEKQTTTQCTWIYGGTLETFQFYISGLGGGCQADGTGGGDTITCAEETIDGIDHITTNLTIGGPLAAGTLTLALDCISTTATDIITPSASRSIASCSVDNDTYSEVTGTCASTCEYNDNANLSCVAGYEGSNLATTCGGDCTFADNVTCSVTTSTATSTADTTLQVTTTPATTSTVVATTAALTTTYHATTTTSPTSPVTTTPATTSTTSATTAAVKTTFSATSISSTATSPTFVDFQADNSLNDSVIYSGSNTTDSNAGEAHILFLPWSLLCYFHILYFLLLQIHH, via the exons ATGAatgtatttttatctttttctgTCATTGTTTGGAATATTTTAA GTGTGTTATCGGTTTCAACACTTGTTACCACTCCGTCAAGTTCAACCTGTTTAACAACTGGCATCACCAATCTATTGGTTGaaatcaaatttgaaaaacaaactaCAACTCAGTGTACATGGATTTATGGTGGCACATTGGAAACTTTCCAGTTCTATATATCTGGTCTTGGTGGAGGTTGCCAAGCAGATGGAACTGGTGGAGGTGACACGATCACTTGTGCTGAAGAAACCATAGATGGGATTGACCACATTACAACCAACCTTACTATCGGTGGTCCTTTAGCTGCAGGAACTCTTACTCTGGCCCTCGACTGCATTAGCACAACAGCCACAGACATCATCACACCTTCAGCATCAAGGAGCATTGCAT CATGCAGTGTAGATAACGACACTTACTCAGAAGTCACAGGTACATGCGCTTCAACTTGTGAATACAATGACAATGCCAATTTGTCCTGTGTAGCTGGTTATGAAGGATCTAATTTGGCTACAACTTGTGGTGGTGACTGTACTTTCGCTGATAATGTAACTTGCTCAG TTACAACTTCAACCGCCACATCGACAGCTGATACAACCCTTCAAG TTACAACAACTCCAGCAACCACTTCAACAGTGGTTGCAACAACTGCAG CACTGACAACAACCTATCATGCCACAACAACCACATCACCAACATCTCCAG TTACAACAACTCCAGCAACCACATCAACAACTTCTGCAACAACTGCAG cAGTGAAAACTACTTTCAGTGCCACAAGTATCTCCAGTACAGCCACGTCACCCACATTTGTAG ATTTCCAAGCAGACAATTCATTAAACGACTCAGTGATTTATTCCGGCAGCAATACCACAGACTCAAATGCAGGTGAAGCCCATATATTGTTTTTGCCCTGGTCTcttctttgttattttcacATATTGTATTTCCTATTACTGCAAATCCatcattaa
- the LOC143446560 gene encoding uncharacterized protein LOC143446560 isoform X3 produces the protein MNVFLSFSVIVWNILSVLSVSTLVTTPSSSTCLTTGITNLLVEIKFEKQTTTQCTWIYGGTLETFQFYISGLGGGCQADGTGGGDTITCAEETIDGIDHITTNLTIGGPLAAGTLTLALDCISTTATDIITPSASRSIASCSVDNDTYSEVTGTCASTCEYNDNANLSCVAGYEGSNLATTCGGDCTFADNVTCSVTTSTATSTADTTLQVTTTPATTSTVVATTAALTTTYHATTTTSPTSPVTTTPATTSTTSATTAVTTTPATTSTTSATTADFQADNSLNDSVIYSGSNTTDSNAGEAHILFLPWSLLCYFHILYFLLLQIHH, from the exons ATGAatgtatttttatctttttctgTCATTGTTTGGAATATTTTAA GTGTGTTATCGGTTTCAACACTTGTTACCACTCCGTCAAGTTCAACCTGTTTAACAACTGGCATCACCAATCTATTGGTTGaaatcaaatttgaaaaacaaactaCAACTCAGTGTACATGGATTTATGGTGGCACATTGGAAACTTTCCAGTTCTATATATCTGGTCTTGGTGGAGGTTGCCAAGCAGATGGAACTGGTGGAGGTGACACGATCACTTGTGCTGAAGAAACCATAGATGGGATTGACCACATTACAACCAACCTTACTATCGGTGGTCCTTTAGCTGCAGGAACTCTTACTCTGGCCCTCGACTGCATTAGCACAACAGCCACAGACATCATCACACCTTCAGCATCAAGGAGCATTGCAT CATGCAGTGTAGATAACGACACTTACTCAGAAGTCACAGGTACATGCGCTTCAACTTGTGAATACAATGACAATGCCAATTTGTCCTGTGTAGCTGGTTATGAAGGATCTAATTTGGCTACAACTTGTGGTGGTGACTGTACTTTCGCTGATAATGTAACTTGCTCAG TTACAACTTCAACCGCCACATCGACAGCTGATACAACCCTTCAAG TTACAACAACTCCAGCAACCACTTCAACAGTGGTTGCAACAACTGCAG CACTGACAACAACCTATCATGCCACAACAACCACATCACCAACATCTCCAG TTACAACAACTCCAGCAACCACATCAACAACTTCTGCAACAACTGCAG TTACAACAACTCCAGCAACCACATCAACAACTTCTGCAACAACTGCAG ATTTCCAAGCAGACAATTCATTAAACGACTCAGTGATTTATTCCGGCAGCAATACCACAGACTCAAATGCAGGTGAAGCCCATATATTGTTTTTGCCCTGGTCTcttctttgttattttcacATATTGTATTTCCTATTACTGCAAATCCatcattaa
- the LOC143446560 gene encoding uncharacterized protein LOC143446560 isoform X6, translated as MNVFLSFSVIVWNILSVLSVSTLVTTPSSSTCLTTGITNLLVEIKFEKQTTTQCTWIYGGTLETFQFYISGLGGGCQADGTGGGDTITCAEETIDGIDHITTNLTIGGPLAAGTLTLALDCISTTATDIITPSASRSIASCSVDNDTYSEVTGTCASTCEYNDNANLSCVAGYEGSNLATTCGGDCTFADNVTCSVTTSTATSTADTTLQVTTTPATTSTVVATTAALTTTYHATTTTSPTSPVTTTPATTSTTSATTAVTTTPATTSTTSATTAAVKTTFSATSISSTATSPTFISKQTIH; from the exons ATGAatgtatttttatctttttctgTCATTGTTTGGAATATTTTAA GTGTGTTATCGGTTTCAACACTTGTTACCACTCCGTCAAGTTCAACCTGTTTAACAACTGGCATCACCAATCTATTGGTTGaaatcaaatttgaaaaacaaactaCAACTCAGTGTACATGGATTTATGGTGGCACATTGGAAACTTTCCAGTTCTATATATCTGGTCTTGGTGGAGGTTGCCAAGCAGATGGAACTGGTGGAGGTGACACGATCACTTGTGCTGAAGAAACCATAGATGGGATTGACCACATTACAACCAACCTTACTATCGGTGGTCCTTTAGCTGCAGGAACTCTTACTCTGGCCCTCGACTGCATTAGCACAACAGCCACAGACATCATCACACCTTCAGCATCAAGGAGCATTGCAT CATGCAGTGTAGATAACGACACTTACTCAGAAGTCACAGGTACATGCGCTTCAACTTGTGAATACAATGACAATGCCAATTTGTCCTGTGTAGCTGGTTATGAAGGATCTAATTTGGCTACAACTTGTGGTGGTGACTGTACTTTCGCTGATAATGTAACTTGCTCAG TTACAACTTCAACCGCCACATCGACAGCTGATACAACCCTTCAAG TTACAACAACTCCAGCAACCACTTCAACAGTGGTTGCAACAACTGCAG CACTGACAACAACCTATCATGCCACAACAACCACATCACCAACATCTCCAG TTACAACAACTCCAGCAACCACATCAACAACTTCTGCAACAACTGCAG TTACAACAACTCCAGCAACCACATCAACAACTTCTGCAACAACTGCAG cAGTGAAAACTACTTTCAGTGCCACAAGTATCTCCAGTACAGCCACGTCACCCACATTT ATTTCCAAGCAGACAATTCATTAA
- the LOC143446560 gene encoding uncharacterized protein LOC143446560 isoform X8, with amino-acid sequence MNVFLSFSVIVWNILSVLSVSTLVTTPSSSTCLTTGITNLLVEIKFEKQTTTQCTWIYGGTLETFQFYISGLGGGCQADGTGGGDTITCAEETIDGIDHITTNLTIGGPLAAGTLTLALDCISTTATDIITPSASRSIASCSVDNDTYSEVTGTCASTCEYNDNANLSCVAGYEGSNLATTCGGDCTFADNVTCSVTTSTATSTADTTLQVTTTPATTSTVVATTAALTTTYHATTTTSPTSPAVKTTFSATSISSTATSPTFISKQTIH; translated from the exons ATGAatgtatttttatctttttctgTCATTGTTTGGAATATTTTAA GTGTGTTATCGGTTTCAACACTTGTTACCACTCCGTCAAGTTCAACCTGTTTAACAACTGGCATCACCAATCTATTGGTTGaaatcaaatttgaaaaacaaactaCAACTCAGTGTACATGGATTTATGGTGGCACATTGGAAACTTTCCAGTTCTATATATCTGGTCTTGGTGGAGGTTGCCAAGCAGATGGAACTGGTGGAGGTGACACGATCACTTGTGCTGAAGAAACCATAGATGGGATTGACCACATTACAACCAACCTTACTATCGGTGGTCCTTTAGCTGCAGGAACTCTTACTCTGGCCCTCGACTGCATTAGCACAACAGCCACAGACATCATCACACCTTCAGCATCAAGGAGCATTGCAT CATGCAGTGTAGATAACGACACTTACTCAGAAGTCACAGGTACATGCGCTTCAACTTGTGAATACAATGACAATGCCAATTTGTCCTGTGTAGCTGGTTATGAAGGATCTAATTTGGCTACAACTTGTGGTGGTGACTGTACTTTCGCTGATAATGTAACTTGCTCAG TTACAACTTCAACCGCCACATCGACAGCTGATACAACCCTTCAAG TTACAACAACTCCAGCAACCACTTCAACAGTGGTTGCAACAACTGCAG CACTGACAACAACCTATCATGCCACAACAACCACATCACCAACATCTCCAG cAGTGAAAACTACTTTCAGTGCCACAAGTATCTCCAGTACAGCCACGTCACCCACATTT ATTTCCAAGCAGACAATTCATTAA
- the LOC143444983 gene encoding protein FAM200C-like, whose product MSGKKRNYDQSYLKYGFTDATENGKVIASSECFHQSSSAEVVEASFEIAHMIAEEKKPHNIGETLIKWCMLKAVTFVLGETSSKKIAKIPLSDSTIKTRTDELAKDIEIQVLEKIHASPFFAIQCDETTDVAQSSQLLVYVRFVGSSSIEEEMLFCRPLETTTKAEDVFKVVATYFDNNGIEWEKLVGVCTDGAPAMLGSRSGFIARMKQKSPNAVGCHCVIHREALASRTLSAAMKNKLAIIIQAVNFVKTSGVNTRLFAKLCKDMDSEHETLLFHTSVRWLSKGNMLARVYEMRDELQLFLEANRQQDLLLPFSSGGFQLALAYLADIFQALNSLNLLLQGKNTNRINDYDAIHGFVAKLGLWHRRVQKGNAASFPNLDTALDKKGIELEGELKTEVETHLHLLKQEFERYFPDLGDTELPEWKITRNPFRLNEDILSDDLQEEFLEMKCNSTAKDDFEAMPLTDIWEKYWHIYNSVGYNIVSNDHFLVIDGGKQKIVYSRSGTSKSGLQGLVYKCTT is encoded by the exons atgagtggaaaaaagagaaattatGACCAAAGTTATTTGAAGTATGGCTTTACAGATGCCACAGAGAACGGaaaagtc ATTGCGAGTAGTGAGTGCTTTCACCAGTCATCATCTGCGGAAGTAGTAGAAGCGTCTTTCGAAATCGCTCACATGATTGCTGAAGAGAAGAAGCCCCACAACATTGGAGAAACGTTGATAAAATGGTGTATGTTAAAAGCAGTTACTTTTGTGCTGGGAGAGACAAGCAGCAAGAAGATTGCGAAAATTCCTCTTTCTGATTCTACCATTAAAACACGCACCGATGAGCTCGCAAAGGATATTGAGATTCAAGTTCTTGAAAAGATACATGCATCACCTTTTTTCGCCATTCAATGTGATGAAACAACTGATGTTGCCCAATCGTCTCAGTTGTTGGTCTATGTTCGTTTTGTCGGTTCTTCTTCAATAGAGGAGGAAATGCTGTTTTGCAGACCCTTAGAAACGACTACAAAAGCAGAAGATGTGTTCAAAGTTGTCGCcacatattttgacaataaTGGTATAGAATGGGAGAAACTTGTGGGTGTCTGCACTGATGGTGCCCCAGCAATGCTTGGATCTCGAAGTGGATTTATTGCAAGGATGAAGCAGAAAAGTCCCAATGCAGTTGGATGTCACTGCGTGATCCATCGAGAGGCCCTAGCCTCCAGGACTTTATCTGCTGCAATGAAAAATAAGCTTGCAATAATCATACAAGCCGTCAACTTTGTCAAAACAAGTGGTGTCAATACGAGATTGTTTGCCAAGCTGTGCAAGGACATGGATTCCGAACACGAGACTTTGTTGTTTCATACATCTGTTCGGTGGTTGTCAAAAGGTAATATGTTAGCACGCGTGTATGAAATGAGAGATGAACTACAGCTATTTCTTGAAGCTAATAGGCAACAGGATCTCCTTCTGCCATTTTCATCAGGAGGATTTCAGTTGGCGTTAGCATACCTCGCAGACATTTTCCAGGCACTTAATAGCTTAAATCTGCTCTTACAAGGTAAGAATACTAACCGTATCAATGACTACGATGCCATCCATGGTTTCGTGGCGAAGCTGGGCCTGTGGCATCGCCGAGTTCAAAAAGGAAACGCAGCTTCATTTCCCAACTTAGATACTGCACTCGACAAGAAAGGAATTGAATTGGAGGGCGAGCTTAAGACCGAAGTTGAAACCCACCTTCACCTTTTAAAACAGGAATTCGAACGCTATTTCCCAGACTTGGGTGACACTGAGCTTCCAGAATGGAAAATAACAAGGAATCCCTTTCGGCTTAACGAGGACATTCTTTCGGACGATTTGCAAGAGGAATTCTTGGAAATGAAGTGCAATTCCACCGCAAAAGACGACTTCGAAGCAATGCCACTAACTGATATCTGGGAAAAATATTGGCACATATATAACAGTGTGG GCTACAACATTGTATCGAACGATCATTTTCTTGTCATTGATGGTGGGAAGCAAAAAATAGTCTATAGCAGAAGTGGTACATCAAAATCTGGGTTGCAAGGGCTAGTATATAAATGCACCACGTAG